Proteins from one Fragaria vesca subsp. vesca linkage group LG6, FraVesHawaii_1.0, whole genome shotgun sequence genomic window:
- the LOC101309559 gene encoding uncharacterized protein LOC101309559, with amino-acid sequence MWQKGHQHHRFERGRAQPCFFLNIAVTRASFTTGYISLAFLSFVLYTQFVRTVLCMMAWKKIKIMENHAQGKSQVSYWLRISNAYRYIDFALFARLPMSIYHI; translated from the exons ATGTGGCAGAAAGGGCACCAACATCATCGGTTTGAAAGAGGAAGAGCTCAACCTTGCTTCTTTTTAAATATAGCAGTAACCAGAGCCTCTTTTACAACGGG GTACATATCTCTAGCATTTCTTAGCTTTGTGCTGTATACTCAGTTTGTCAGAACTGTTCTCTGCATGATGGCATGGAAGAAGATAAAGATTATGGAGAATCATGCACAGGGAAAAAGTCAGGTGTCGTATTGGTTACGTATCAGCAATGCTTATAGATATATAGACTTTGCATTATTCGCAAGACTTCCAATGAGTATCTATCATATTTAA